The following proteins come from a genomic window of Larimichthys crocea isolate SSNF chromosome III, L_crocea_2.0, whole genome shotgun sequence:
- the ptpn20 gene encoding FERM and PDZ domain-containing protein 2 isoform X3 — protein MSSTFVTLAEVLEARGGPLLEEEVWSLLLGTAESLVDVSYKGQNNMCNIISPTSLLLSATGTLAFKNCGLSDEVSTFTAPEMLQGRASSTKPAIERMLVYSLGMTLYWSVDFHLPQNQPVQLSDHLNSLLLSMCEDLAHRRVNLNCILEACESQHKASILPPPAKVIRQLVEEVFHESMDHSSLPDSNVPLSGRSQMIRERLHGKRGPFSDISDGSAEGRRYSTDSDSKSGSLPQRPWRQRPRSSPTPLYQSSLDRLPRGIRHRDSNCSWLGRSPHHDISPKTSGRSHSPSITFSESSISLSQRKAKALGPEFVRMPDEHQIVLELPGSIVSRKGRSCSSQREVTVVLPNGQFVMVRCDIKSKARDVFDMVVAHANLVEHFYFGLAFLDDDEYFFLEHETKISKVAPDSWKKGQISSFLVFLRVKYFVDDIAFILHRLTRHQYYLQLRKDILEDRLYCNEETGLFLVALALQAEFGDYMPELYGKDYYQPEHYVSKRMLEKLALPNVKEELPRLHASHAQMLPEEAEIEYLKIAQQLPEYGVMFHRVGREKRPEIGEYVLGVCAKGIIVYEMKNHLRTVTRRFLWRETDSISTGRRKLIIECGGPSGKKHSFITESSKIAQYLLNLCSAQHKFHSEMTSRQLNHTMIPDENMDNISVYRNRNLNLKRISCSESMLNHVGLTPGQPDSLSKSCDDLTAKLEARLRQQREMRREMSRELNKELPETGDFRDTKERQCWSASEPIPRMMSMVSLQKQDSDASSSIRVDTPSRTPPEREIVCVNLKKDPKLGFGFVIVGEDNTGKLDLGIFIASIVPDGPADKDGRIKPGGRLISLNKTSLEGVIFSDAATILQNSPEEVELIVSQPKQSLKDRQSSLSQSSLGLALERGFGSQTTLSGTEYRPVMEELEEAITLSNMATPKLGKRLHIPVVRIHDAQDLCSRSPSILSLKNAERFVVELKKSSGSLGISVAGGINTNVRHGGIYIKSLVCGGAAEQDGRIQIGDRLLEVDGSNLRGVTHHLAVECLKRTGEVVNLLLEREPTIILEPRPESPCPPLAHSPLQTQPPRSEVTIETTLSGRAKDYSFVTDENTHEVVLKKSLSGLGFSFNISQLRSGPDRGSVVRIKRLFPGQPALESGLLREGDIILSVNKNPVKNLSYQRVLFLLRGAPSEVHLLICRPGSGILYEVEDNTLSPALFREIRSRSLDIRLGESDYSQLLKFQFDVKPPAQNQAPTQEEDLTNTAEKNPEPPAAPVLPETKEGLESEVQVNQPPPSPPRSPPSPTSPTSPPSPVSPASPASPASPASPSSGFPPAPPAPPAPPEESQPTAGKPEEQEKAEAKEKNKDGEEEVATTTSSSLMLMDVCPKTASNYVYTSGVREEADGSVTYCLMGNGLTIMADEEYLTISSTLEPPHSLPSSVATQTPTTNLTALRSQTSSTPILPLGLPSDTLTTCSLSHPSQPLTTQPPKAKDHPIQQGLLPSHYKAISKNSRPMVPPPPPPAPPLSPITAQVMSSVPPCTSPPAPALSPTVLPSPAQSHIEIREEPEKKERDYMDDDEEEDEEEEESRRKGLVKEFELSVFLTKSRSGSFGFTITRSKLDNCYYIQEILDNPAKSDGRLRAGDRLVTVNGHDVTRVGDDVAMTILRSSPRRLSMTLGRAVSNLVAPPSCDSLPDIVLYKTPSGQLGIKLTGGIGSKYQGIYCLQVVPGSPASEEGTVQPNDKILYICGRCTLGMTLEDAVKACEIAPRKVKLKILREDQPVTPKAKWNGLFDWKRDKKIFARFEEPVSSEKDSLETEDVEPVYRSAENFRCLSLTQDHDNCIMQVEFTKPEGGGLGFALVGGTNGSMLRVREICSGGVAEQDGRLRVGDILLEVNGVIVSGLSHNKVVDILRKAEGTVQLTICRDIMPLTYSESPTPPNMSAQTEAILAEQPAPVSSPDACPSPDVMLKKPVERPPEALADLVVNEAGVFLSSPPPSPHRRLTITDETSVKPESCNSTPSHQACCPSLNVTDMLHGASDRWKSRRERKLSLA, from the exons ATGAGCAGCACATTTGTTACATTAGCTGAAGTGTTGGAGGCACGAGGGGGAcctctgctggaggaggaggtctggTCTCTGCTGCTGGGCACTGCAGAGTCTTTAGTGGATGTCTCCTATAAGG gtcAGAACAATATGTGTAATATCATAAGCCCCACCTCCTTGCTGCTGTCAGCCACTGGTACCTTAGCATTCAAGAACTGTGGCCTATCAGATGAGGTATCCACCTTCACTGCTCCTGAGATGCTGCAGGGCCGTGCCAGCTCAACCAAACCTGCCATAGAGAGG ATGCTGGTGTATTCACTGGGTATGACTCTCTACTGGTCAGTTGATTTTCACCTACCTCAAAATCAG CCAGTCCAGTTGAGTGACCATCTAAACAGCCTCCTCCTCAGCATGTGTGAGGACCTGGCCCACCGCAGGGTAAATCTCAACTGCATCCTAGAAGCCTGCGAATCTCAGCATAAAGCCTCTATCCTGCCGCCGCCCGCCAAAGTCATCAGACAGCTGGTGGAGGAGGTTTTTCATGAATCA aTGGACCACAGCTCTCTGCCTGACAGTAACGTCCCTTTGAGTGGCCGGAGCCAGATGATCAGAGAGAGACTTCATG GTAAGAGAGGGCCATTTTCAGACATCAGTGATGGGAGTGCTGAAGGGAGAAGATACTCAACGGACTCTGATTCAAAGTCAG GGAGTTTACCTCAGAGACCTTGGAGACAAAGACCAAGGAGCTCTCCCACACCGTTGTACCAGTCTTCTTTAGACAG aCTCCCACGTGGGATTCGTCACAGGGACAGCAACTGCAGTTGGCTTGGTAGGAGCCCCCATCACGACATCTCTCCCAAGACATCAGGCAGATCTCACAGTCCTTCCATCACCTTTAGCGAGTCCTCGATCAGCTTGAGCCAGAGGAAAGCTAAG gcTTTGGGTCCTGAGTTTGTGAGAATGCCAGACGAGCATCAAATTGTTCTCGAGCTTCCGGGATCTATTGTG TCCAGAAAGGGACGCTCTTGTTCGTCTCAGAGAGAAGTGACTGTAGTGCTGCCCAACGGACAGTTTGTGATGGTTCGCTGTGACATTAAGTCCAAAGCAAGAGATGTGTTTGACATGGTGGTGGCTCACGCAAACCTGGTGGAACATTTCTACTTTGGTCTTGCCTTCCTCGATG AtgatgaatatttctttttggAGCATGAAACGAAAATCTCCAAAGTTGCGCCCGACAGTTGGAAAAAGGGACAGATATCCTCCTTTTTGGTGTTTCTTCGAGTCAAATATTTTGTTGATGATATCGCCTTCATTTT ACACAGACTAACTCGTCACCAGTACTATTTACAACTGCGTAAGGACATCCTGGAAGACAGGCTTTACTGTAATGAGGAGACAGGCTTGTTTCTGGTTGCTCTTGCTCTGCAGGCTGAGTTTGGGGATTACATGCCAGAG CTGTATGGTAAGGACTATTACCAGCCAGAGCATTATGTGTCCAAGAGGATGCTAGAGAAGCTGGCACTGCCCAATGTCAAGGAAGAGTTGCCAAGACTACATGCAAGTCATGCCCAGATGCTTCCAGAAGAAGCAGAAATAGAGTACCTAAAG ATTGCCCAGCAGTTGCCGGAATATGGAGTAATGTTCCACcgtgtggggagagagaaaaggccaGAGATAGGAGAGTACGTTTTGGGAGTCTGTGCCAAAGGAATCATCGTGTACGAGATGAAGAACCACCTCCGCACTGTCACCAGACGTTTCCTCTGGAGGGAAACTGACTCCATATCCACAGGG CGGCGTAAACTGATTATAGAGTGTGGTGGACCCAGCGGGAAAAAGCACAGTTTTATAACAGAAAGCTCAAAAATAGCACAGTACCTCCTGAACCTCTGCTCAGCACAGCACAAGTTTCATAGCGAGATGACATCACGTCAACTTAATCACACCATGATACCAG ATGAAAACATGGATAACATATCTGTCTACCGAAATCGTAATTTGAACCTGAAGCGCATATCCTGCTCAGAGAGCATGCTGAACCATGTAGGTTTAACACCTGGTCAACCAGACTCCCTCTCTAAGTCCTGTGACGACCTGACTGCCAAGTTGGAGGCGCGGCTACgtcagcagagagagatgaggagggagatGAGCAGAGAGCTGAACAAGGAGCTCCCTGAAACAGGAGACTTCAGGGACACGAAAGAGCGACAGTGTTGGAG CGCTTCAGAGCCGATTCCCAGAATGATGTCCATGGTCTCACTACAGAAGCAGGACTCTGACGCTTCTTCCTCCATACGTG TTGATACACCATCCAGGACCccaccagagagagaaatagtCTGTGTGAACCTAAAGAAAGATCCCAAGCTGGGCTTCG GCTTTGTAATAGTAGGCGAGGACAATACAGGTAAACTTGACCTTGGGATCTTCATTGCTTCCATTGTGCCTGATGGACCTGCGGACAAAGATGGACGAATCAAACCCG GTGGACGTCTCATCTCCCTAAACAAGACTAGTTTGGAAGGAGTGATTTTTAGTGACGCTGCCACCATCTTACAGAACAGCCCCGAAGAGGTGGAACTCATTGTGTCCCAGCCTAAAC AGTCTctgaaggacagacagagttCCTTGTCTCAAAGTAGTCTCGGTTTGGCTTTGGAGAGGGGCTTCGGGTCACAGACAACGCTGAGTGGCACAGAATACCGTCCTGTCATGGAGGAACTGGAGGAAGCCATCACTCTGTCCAACATGGCAACGCCAAAACTGGGCAAGAGGCTTCACATTCCTGTCGTGCGAATACATGATGCTCAG GATTTGTGTTCCAGGTCTCCGTCTATCCtaagtttaaaaaatgcagaGCGGTTTGTAGTGGAGTTGAAGAAAAGCAGTGGCAGTCTTGGCATCAGTGTTGCT GGAGGAATAAACACCAATGTGCGACATGGAGGCATCTACATCAAGAGTCTGGTGTGTGGAGGTGCTGCAGAGCAGGACGGGCGCATTCAGATAG GTGACAGACTGCTGGAGGTTGATGGGTCCAACCTGAGGGGCGTGACTCACCATCTAGCTGTTGAGTGCCTAAAGAGGACCGGGGag GTGGTGAACCTGCTGTTGGAAAGGGAACCCACAATAATATTGGAGCCCAGACCTGAGTCACCCTGCCCCCCTTTGGCCCACAGTCCATTACAAACACAGCCCCCTAGGAGTGAAGTCACCATAGAAACGACCTTGAGTGGTCGAGCCAAGGACTACAGCTTTGTGACTGATG AAAACACGCATGAGGTGGTACTGAAGAAGAGTTTGTCTGGCCTCGGCTTCAGCTTTAACATCTCGCAGCTTCGCTCAGGGCCAGACCGTGGCAGCGTGGTCCGCATTAAACGCCTTTTCCCTGGTCAGCCAGCGTTAGAGAGTGGCCTGCTGCGAGAGGGAGACATCATTCTGTCAGTCAACAAAAACCCTGTCAAGAACCTGTCTTACCAG AGAGTTTTGTTCCTGTTACGTGGAGCTCCATCTGAAGTTCATCTACTGATCTGCCGACCAGGTTCTGGGATACTATATGAAGTAGAGGACAACACACTG AGTCCTGCACTCTTCCGAGAGATTCGATCTCGTTCTTTGGACATTCGACTTGGAGAATCGGACTACAGCCAACTCCTGAAGTTTCAATTTGATGTCAAACCACCTGCCCAAAACCAGGCCCCCACCCAGGAGGAAGATCTGAccaacacagcagagaaaaaccCCGAACCTCCTGCAGCTCCAGTACTCCCAGAGACCAAGGAGGGACTGGAGAGTGAAGTGCAGGTCAACCAGCCTCCCCCATCTCCTCCTCGCTCACCCCCGTCGCCCACCTCACCaacatcacctccatcaccagTCTCGCCAGCCTCGCCTGCCTCACCAGCATCACCTGCCTCACCCAGTTCTGGGTttccaccagctccaccagctccaccagctccaccagaAGAGTCACAACCAACAGCTGGGAAACCAGAGGAACAAGAGAAAGCAGAAGCAAAGGAGAAGAACAAGGATGGGGAAGAGGAGGTTGCAACGACAACTAGCTCATCTTTGATGCTTATGGATGTCTGTCCTAAGACTGCTTCAAACTATGTGTATACTAG TGGAGTCAGAGAGGAGGCAGATGGAAGTGTGACCTACTGCCTGATGGGAAATGGATTGACTATTATGGCAGATGAAGAGTACCTGACCATCAGCTCCACCCTGGAGCCTCCTCACAGCCTTCCCTCCAGTGTGGCCACTCAGACTCCGACAACAAACCTCACAGCACTGCGCTCTCAAACCTCCTCTACCCCTATCCTCCCACTCGGCCTCCCATCTGACACCCTGACCACTTGCTCCCTGTCCCATCCTTCTCAGCCACTCACAACCCAGCCACCGAAAGCCAAGGACCACCCGATCCAGCAAGGGCTTCTTCCAAGTCACTACAAAGCCATTTCCAAGAACAGTAGGCCTATGGTGCCTCCACCCCCGCCGCCTGCTCCTCCACTGAGCCCGATCACAGCCCAGGTCATGTCCTCTGTGCCTCCTTGTACCAGTCCACCTGCCCCGGCACTGTCCCCCACAGTGCTGCCGTCTCCTGCACAAAGCCACATAGAGATAAGGGAAGAaccagagaagaaagaaagagattacatggatgatgatgaagaggaggatgaggaggaggaagaaagtcGAAGAAAg GGACTGGTTAAAGAGTTTGAACTGTCAGTGTTTCTGACAAAGTCCAGGAGTGGAAGCTTTGGGTTCACCATTACTCGAAGCAAGCTGGACAACTGCTACTACATACAGGAAATACTGGATAACCCAGCCAAGTCAGATGGACGACTCAGGGCAGGAGACCGGCTCGTCACA GTAAATGGACACGATGTTACCCGTGTGGGAGATGATGTTGCCATGACAATTCTCAGGTCATCTCCGAGAAGACTCAGTATGACCCTCGGGAGGGCAGTCAGCAACCTGGTGGCCCCGCCTTCCTGTGACAGCCTGCCTGATATAGTTCTGTACAAAACACCATCAGGACAGCTGG GTATAAAACTAACCGGAGGCATCGGCAGCAAATACCAGGGCATCTACTGTCTGCAGGTGGTGCCAGGCTCCCCAGCGAGCGAGGAGGGCACTGTACAACCCAATGACAAGATCCTCTACATCTGTGGCAGGTGCACACTGGGAATGACCCTGGAGGATGCAGTCAAAGCCTGTGAAATCGCCCCTCGTAAAGTTAAACTTAAAATCCTCAG aGAAGACCAGCCAGTGACCCCCAAGGCTAAGTGGAATG GTCTGTTTGATTGGAAAAGGGACAAGAAGATTTTTGCTCGTTTTGAAGAGCCTGTCTCTTCAGAGAAAGACTCTCTGGAGACAGAAGATG ttgaACCTGTATATAGGTCTGCAGAAAATTTcagatgtctctctctcacccaaGATCACGAT AATTGTATCATGCAAGTGGAGTTCACAAAACCAGAAGGAGGAGGTCTTGGCTTTGCTTTGGTTGGTGGAACCAATGGCAGCATGCTCAGAGTGAGGGAAATCTGCTCTGGTGGGGTGGCTGAGCAGGACGGTCGACTGAGAGTGGGAGATATTCTGCTTGAG GTAAATGGTGTGATTGTGTCGGGACTGAGCCACAATAAGGTGGTGGATATCCTGCGTAAAGCTGAGGGCACTGTACAGCTCACCATCTGCAGAGACATCATGCCCCTGACTTACTCTGAGTCACCTACACCGCCTAACATGTCCGCTCAGACTGAAGCTATTTTAGCTGAGCAACCGGCTCCTGTGTCAAGCCCTGATGCCTGTCCCTCACCTGACGTCATGCTGAAAAAGCCAGTTGAGCGCCCGCCTG AGGCGTTGGCAGACCTTGTGGTCAATGAAGCTGGCGTGTTCCTTTCCTCAccacctccttcacctcacCGACGACTGACTATAACAGATGAGACTTCAGTTAAGCCG GAGAGCTGTAACAGCACCCCTTCTCATCAAGCTTGCTGCCCATCCCTCAATGTCACTGACATGTTGCATGGAGCTTCTGACAG GTGGAAAAGTCGCAGGGAAAGGAAGCTCAGCCTTGCATGA